The region TTTTTTAAATTTCAAATTTTACTTTGGCACCGTGCTTAAAAAATGCTCGTTTGAATTTAAAAAATTACTTTGGCACTTTGCAAAAAACACTAAAATTTAACTTACAAATTTATAGTTTATTTTTAGATATAGATATTATTAAATATTATTTTATATAGCTATACTCATAAATAAGAGTCCATTTTTATAATCAAAATAAAAGTTTGTTTGGCTATAATAAATTTAAAATTTATTTAAAGGAAATTTATGGATTATGATATCTTTGCTCAAAATCCGAGAGATAAATTTTTTGATATTTTATTTAACGCAAACAGAAATTTGGTAGAAAACGAAATAGAAAAACTTCTTGAAAAATTCGTAGCGATGAGCATATATTGCGAACAAAGCGGATTTAACGAAATTGCGCAAAACGCTTTTATAACGCAAAATCAAACCGAAATTCACGATGGTTTGAACGATATTTACATCGGGATTAGTGGGGATATTTTAAGTCAAAATGAGTAAAATACTATTCGTTTTTTTTGTTTTTTTAGCGCCCTTGCAAGCGGCAAATATCGCCTTTGAAGAAGAGCATCTTTTCGAGCTTAAAAAAGACGAGTGGGCAAGGGTTTTTGTAACCGAAAAAGGCACTAGTGATCGCGATAGTTTTGACTTTAGATGGACGCTTTTTGATAATACTAACATCATAGTCCATACTCGATATAGAAATTATCCAAGACAGCTTGTTCTTTCGCTTAGAAGGGGTCTTAGATCTTACAAGCAAAGCCTTATTCCCGATTACAAAATGCCGCCAAACGACATAGCTTGGTTGCTTCTTGAATTTGATGATTTTAAGGACGCGAAAGCGAACTTTAAAGTTTATATAAAAGATGAGCCAAGACGCCTTGAGATCGAATTTAAAGATCCCAAAAGGCAGTAAATAAGGGGTTTTATGGATAAGATTGATGAAATAATGAGAGGCTTTATAGCAGAGCTTGGCTATGAGCGCGCAGATGAGATTTTTAGTGAGATTAGCTCCGGCAAGAAGCTTCGCTCAAAGCTGATTTTAAAGATAGCGGGCGAAACTCAAGAGAGCCTTAAAATTTGTGCCATTATTGAGCTGATTCACCTTGCAAGCTTGCTTCACGATGACGTGATAGACGGATCTGATACCAGGCGAGGCAAAGCCAGCATAAATGCAAAATTCGGAGCCAAAAATGCCATAATGCTTGGTGATATACTTTACTCTAAGGGATTTTTCGAGCTTTGCAAATTCGGCGAGAAAATCGCAAGCGTAATATCTGATGCGGTATGCAAATTAAGTATCGGCGAGATGATGGATGTGGAGCTTTCAAATTCTTTTAATACCGATAAAGAAGCCTATAAAAGGATGATTTACTATAAAACCGCCGTTCTTATAGAGGCTAGCTCTGCCGTAGGAGCTATTTTGGCGGGTCTTGATGAGAGTAAATTTAGAATTTACGGTAAAAATCTAGGACTTGCTTTTCAGATAATCGATGACATATTAGATATAACCCAAGATGCAAAAACTCTTGGAAAGCCGAATTTAAGCGATTTTAAAGAAGGAAAAACCACGCTTCCTTACATCTATCTTTATGAAAATTTAGACCAAGAGGGCAAAAACAGGCTTTTAAATCTCTTTAAAAAAGAGTTAAGCAACGAAGAAAACGAATGGGTAAGGGCTAAGATGAGCGAATTTAATATCATAAAACGCTCTATAAAAGAGGCTAAAGATCTAGGCGAAGAGGCTATAAAAAGCATAGAAGAATTTGGCTTAGACGGGCTTAAAGATATAGTTAGAAGTATGATTGATAGGGAATTTTAATGCATTATTCAAGTGTGAGCTTCACGCATAAAAATACAGACATCTCCGTTCGTGAGAGATTGTCGTTTTCAAATGTGGAGCGTAAAACGGAAATTTTAAGGCTTTTAAAATCAAGCTCAAACATAAACGAATGCATGGTTTTAAGCACCTGTAATAGGGTTGAGATCATGGCAAACGTAAAAGAGCTTGATGGGGCAAGCAAGCATATCTTGTCGTGTATAGCCGTGCTTTGCGGGATTGGTTACGAGGAGCTGCAAAGCAGAGCCGATATTTACGAGGATAACGGTGCGATACACCATCTTTTTGCGGTAGCCAGCTCACTTGATAGTTTGGTTATCGGCGAAACGCAGATAGCAGGTCAGCTTAAAGAGGCTTTTAGATTTGCCTGTGCGAACGAAAGTTGCGGTGTAAAGCTAAATATGGCGATAGACCATGCCTTTAAGTGCGCCGCGGAAGTTAGAAATAAGACTGAAATTTCTAAAAATCCGATATCGGTTTCAAGCGTAGCGGTTGCAAAGGCTAAAGAGCTACTTGGCGGAAACATAAGCGGAGCTATGGCGCTGATAATTGGCGCAGGAGAGATGGCGGAGCTTGCAGCCAAGCACTTAATCAGCAACGGTGCCAGAGTAAAAGTGCTTAGCAGAAATATCGAACGTGCTAAGAGTTTGGCAATGTCGCTGGGGTGTAATAACGCCTATGATAGTTTAGAAAATTTAAAAGAATACGTAAATAAATATCAGATGATCTTTTCGGCCACAGCGTCGCCTTATCCGATTATAGATGATACGATGATTAAGGAGCGGGAATTTACAAGATATTTCTTTGATATCGCTGTTCCTAGGGATATCGCCGTAACTCCTAGCGAAAAGGTGCAAATTTACGCGGTTGACGACTTGCAAGAGATCGTAAATAAAAACTTAGCCCTAAGAGAAGAGCAGGCTCAAGTAGCTTACGGTATAGTAGGCAAACATACTGTTGAGTTTTATAAGCACATAAGAGAGCTTGCGGTAACGCCTGTTATAAAAGGCATAAGAGAGCAGGCTAAGCAGTGCGCTCAAAGAGAGCTTGAAAAGGCGATAAAAAAGGGCTACCTTAAAAATTCTGACAAAGATGAAGCGTATCGCTTGATACATCAGGTTTTTAAGGCGTTTTTGCATAAGCCTACGGTGAATTTAAAACACCTTTCAGAGGGTGCGAAGGCAGATATAACGGCAAAGCTTGTCGGGACGATATTTGATGTGTCCGATGAAGCGCAGATAAAAGATGAAGAATTTGAATGGGAGAACGAGTAGTGAAATTTTCAAGATTATACGCACCTACCTCAAAGGAAGCGCCAAAAGACGCCAGCCTGCCAAGTCATATCTACTTGCTTAGGGGCGGATTTATCGAGCAGACGGGAAGCGGGCTTTATAACTTCTTGCCGCTTGGTAAAATCGTGCTTGATAAGATAAAAAGCGTCGTTAAAGAGGAGATGGATAACGCAGGAGCGCAAGAAATTTCCATGAGTATGGTCACAAGCGGCGAGCTTTGGAAAGAGAGCGGGCGATTTGATGTATTTGGCAAAGAGCTTTTGAGATTTAAGGATCGCAAAGAAAACGACTTTGTTCTAAGCCCTACGAACGAGGAATCGGTTGTAGCTCTGGTTCGAGGCAAGGTTACTAGCTATAAGCAACTGCCTTTGAATTTGTATCAGATAAATACCAAATTTAGAGATGAGGCGCGCCCTCGCTTTGGGTTACTTAGAGGCCGTGAATTTTTGATGAAAGACGCTTATAGTTTTCATGCAAACGAAGAGGATCTAAAGCGCGAATTTGATCTTATGGAAGAGACCTATTCAAGAATTTTTACCCGTTTAGGGCTAAATTTCCGTGCGGTTGAAGCAGATAGCGGAGCGATAGGCGGAAGCGGAAGTAAGGAATTTATGGTTCTTGCAAACAACGGCGAAGACGATATTTTGGTATGCGATAGCTGTAAATATGCAGCAAATATAGAAGCCGCCAAAAGACAAAAGCGAACTAGCGATGCCCAAAGACCTGAAGCCGATGCGAGCAAATTTTATACTCCTAACGCAACAACCATAAAGGACATAGCCGAATTTTTTAGAATTAGCGAATTTTATACCATAAAAGCGGTGATAAAAAAGGCTATTTATAAAGACGAAGAAAAGATCGTAGTGTTTTTTATCCGTGGCGATGACGAGCTTCAAGATGTTAAGGCTACTAACGCATGTTCAGCGCTTGAGATAATGGATGCTAATGAAGAAGAGATTTTAAAAGCTGGTATTGTGGCGGGATTTTGCGGACCGGTCGGACTTGGCGGCGTGGAGTTTTTTATCGATAAAGAGCTTGAAGGCGAAACGCAGATGATTTGCGGAGCCAACGAGAAGGATTATCATTTTGTGGGCGTTAGCGTTAGCAACTTTAACTCGGATAGATTTAAGGATTTAGCAGAAGTTAAGCAAGGCGACAGATGTCCGCATTGCGGCGGAAAACTCAGCGTTAGCAAAGGCATTGAGGTAGGGCATATCTTTCAGCTTGGACAGAAATACTCAGCCGCGATGAATGCGACGTTCCTTGATGAAAACGGCAAAGCCAAACCTTTTTATATGGGTTGTTACGGTATCGGAGTTAGTCGTTTGGTTGCCGTTATGATAGAAGCCAGCCATGATGAAAAGGGTTGTATCTGGAAAAAGGAGTGTGCGCCTTTTAATGTTCATATCATAATCTCAAATTTAAAAGATGAAGCGGGAGTAAAATTTGCAAACGAGCTTTATAGCGAGCTTAAAAGCTTTGGGATTTCAGCTCTGCTTGATGATAGAAACGAGAGATTTGGCGTTAAGATGAGTGAATTTGAACTTATCGGAATTCCTTATGCAGTCGTAATCGGAAAAGGTCTTGAAGGCGGCGAAGTCGAGTTTATAAATCGAGCAAATTTGCAAAAGACTTCCATTGCAAAAGATGAAATTTTAGCAAAGATCAAAGAGGCGTTATGCTAAGATTTCTTTTTATGCCTTATGTCGCGATTGAAGCGATATGCGCTTATTTTTTTATTAGCGAGTATGGATTTTTAACTCTTGTTTTAGAGGTTATCTCTACTGCTGTTTTGGGGATGTTTTTTATGTTTAGAGTTGGATTTTTCCAGCTTTTTTCAAGGATACTGCTTCTTAAGCCGAGCGATCTTTTCGGTGTTTTAGGAATGCCTATAGGCGGATTTTTTCTATTTCTTCCGGGTGTTGCTACGGATACTTTAGGCGTTATCCTTGTGATCTTTGCTCTGTTTTCAAATTTTAAAAATCCATCTTTAAAAAGCGAGCAGGGCGGCGAATTTCGTAGCTATAAAAATGAAAGAAGTAGCGAAGAAGGCGAAATAATAGATGTTGAAGTTGTCGAAGAAGAGCGCAAATATAAATAAAGGTAAAAAATGAAAAATTTAAAAATAGCAACGAGAAAAAGTATCCTTGCAATGTGGCAAAGCGAGCATATAAAGGCTAAAATTTTAGAATTTCATAAGTATATAGACGTAGAACTTGTAGGTATGAAGACAAAAGGTGACGTTATACTTGATACTCCGCTCGCTAAGATCGGCGGTAAGGGACTTTTTACTAAAGAGCTTGAAGATAGTATGCTAAAAGGCGAAACGCATATCGCGGTTCATAGTCTAAAAGACGTGCCCGTGGCATTTCCTGATGGGCTCGTGCTTGCCGCTATTTGCTCGCGTGAGGATGTGCGAGATGCGATGATAAGCGAAAAATACTCTAAATTTGAAGAATTGCCTAAGGGTGCCAAAGTAGGAACTACGAGCTTAAGGCGCAAAATGCAGCTTTTAAGAATGCGTCCTGATTTAGAAATCATCTCGCTTCGAGGAAACGTCCAAACTAGACTAAGAAAGCTAAAAGAGGGCGAATTTGACGCGATTATCCTAGCAATGGCGGGCATAAATCGCCTAAATTTAAAAGAAGAGGTAAAATTTATCTATCCTTTTGAGCTAGATCAAATGATATCTGCAATGGGGCAGGGTGCGCTTGGGATAGAGGCTGTAGAAAACGAGGAAATTTTAAAAGCCATAGAGTTTTTGCGTGATGAAAGAGCCGTGATAGAGACAACCGTAGAGCGCGACTTCGTAACGCTGCTTGAGGGCGGTTGTCAAGTGCCTATCGGCATAAATGCAAAGCTTGATAAAGAACAAATTTATATAAATGCGATCGTGGGACTTCCTGACGGAAGCGAAGTTTTACAAAAGAGCTTAACTGTGGCAAAGAGCGAATTTGCAACTGCCGGCAAAGAGCTTGCGCGCGAATTTATCTCTAAGGGTGCCAAGGAGCTTTTAAGGCGAGCCGAAGAGATGGCAAACGAGGCATGAGAGCGCTTACGGCTCTTGGTTTAAGCTTTGCTATTGCTTTTGGAAGTTCAAATGTAGATATCATAAAAGAGCTTTTTACAAATCCGAATTTTGATAAAGCTAGGCATTTTAGAGGTGAAGCCGCTAGGCGAAATCATGATTTTAA is a window of Campylobacter sp. CCUG 57310 DNA encoding:
- a CDS encoding proline--tRNA ligase, whose product is MKFSRLYAPTSKEAPKDASLPSHIYLLRGGFIEQTGSGLYNFLPLGKIVLDKIKSVVKEEMDNAGAQEISMSMVTSGELWKESGRFDVFGKELLRFKDRKENDFVLSPTNEESVVALVRGKVTSYKQLPLNLYQINTKFRDEARPRFGLLRGREFLMKDAYSFHANEEDLKREFDLMEETYSRIFTRLGLNFRAVEADSGAIGGSGSKEFMVLANNGEDDILVCDSCKYAANIEAAKRQKRTSDAQRPEADASKFYTPNATTIKDIAEFFRISEFYTIKAVIKKAIYKDEEKIVVFFIRGDDELQDVKATNACSALEIMDANEEEILKAGIVAGFCGPVGLGGVEFFIDKELEGETQMICGANEKDYHFVGVSVSNFNSDRFKDLAEVKQGDRCPHCGGKLSVSKGIEVGHIFQLGQKYSAAMNATFLDENGKAKPFYMGCYGIGVSRLVAVMIEASHDEKGCIWKKECAPFNVHIIISNLKDEAGVKFANELYSELKSFGISALLDDRNERFGVKMSEFELIGIPYAVVIGKGLEGGEVEFINRANLQKTSIAKDEILAKIKEALC
- a CDS encoding DUF2018 family protein, whose translation is MDYDIFAQNPRDKFFDILFNANRNLVENEIEKLLEKFVAMSIYCEQSGFNEIAQNAFITQNQTEIHDGLNDIYIGISGDILSQNE
- a CDS encoding FxsA family protein, coding for MLRFLFMPYVAIEAICAYFFISEYGFLTLVLEVISTAVLGMFFMFRVGFFQLFSRILLLKPSDLFGVLGMPIGGFFLFLPGVATDTLGVILVIFALFSNFKNPSLKSEQGGEFRSYKNERSSEEGEIIDVEVVEEERKYK
- the hemA gene encoding glutamyl-tRNA reductase → MHYSSVSFTHKNTDISVRERLSFSNVERKTEILRLLKSSSNINECMVLSTCNRVEIMANVKELDGASKHILSCIAVLCGIGYEELQSRADIYEDNGAIHHLFAVASSLDSLVIGETQIAGQLKEAFRFACANESCGVKLNMAIDHAFKCAAEVRNKTEISKNPISVSSVAVAKAKELLGGNISGAMALIIGAGEMAELAAKHLISNGARVKVLSRNIERAKSLAMSLGCNNAYDSLENLKEYVNKYQMIFSATASPYPIIDDTMIKEREFTRYFFDIAVPRDIAVTPSEKVQIYAVDDLQEIVNKNLALREEQAQVAYGIVGKHTVEFYKHIRELAVTPVIKGIREQAKQCAQRELEKAIKKGYLKNSDKDEAYRLIHQVFKAFLHKPTVNLKHLSEGAKADITAKLVGTIFDVSDEAQIKDEEFEWENE
- the hemC gene encoding hydroxymethylbilane synthase, with product MKNLKIATRKSILAMWQSEHIKAKILEFHKYIDVELVGMKTKGDVILDTPLAKIGGKGLFTKELEDSMLKGETHIAVHSLKDVPVAFPDGLVLAAICSREDVRDAMISEKYSKFEELPKGAKVGTTSLRRKMQLLRMRPDLEIISLRGNVQTRLRKLKEGEFDAIILAMAGINRLNLKEEVKFIYPFELDQMISAMGQGALGIEAVENEEILKAIEFLRDERAVIETTVERDFVTLLEGGCQVPIGINAKLDKEQIYINAIVGLPDGSEVLQKSLTVAKSEFATAGKELAREFISKGAKELLRRAEEMANEA
- a CDS encoding polyprenyl synthetase family protein, which produces MDKIDEIMRGFIAELGYERADEIFSEISSGKKLRSKLILKIAGETQESLKICAIIELIHLASLLHDDVIDGSDTRRGKASINAKFGAKNAIMLGDILYSKGFFELCKFGEKIASVISDAVCKLSIGEMMDVELSNSFNTDKEAYKRMIYYKTAVLIEASSAVGAILAGLDESKFRIYGKNLGLAFQIIDDILDITQDAKTLGKPNLSDFKEGKTTLPYIYLYENLDQEGKNRLLNLFKKELSNEENEWVRAKMSEFNIIKRSIKEAKDLGEEAIKSIEEFGLDGLKDIVRSMIDREF